From one Nonomuraea polychroma genomic stretch:
- a CDS encoding iron chaperone produces the protein MDTKKANSTFDGFTDDERAAMKEHAQELKTAARRGSRATKADGEHDVLAKIAEMEGEDRILAERIHVIVKASAPALSPKLWYGMPAYAKDGKVVCFFQSATKFKARYATLGFNDPANLDDGTMWPTAFALTELTDEDEARIGALVQRAAS, from the coding sequence ATGGACACGAAGAAGGCCAACAGCACGTTCGACGGATTCACCGACGATGAACGAGCCGCGATGAAGGAGCACGCCCAGGAGCTGAAGACGGCCGCGCGCCGCGGCTCGCGCGCGACCAAGGCCGACGGGGAGCATGACGTGCTCGCGAAGATCGCCGAGATGGAAGGAGAGGACCGAATCCTCGCCGAGCGGATCCATGTCATCGTCAAGGCCAGCGCGCCGGCCCTGTCGCCGAAACTCTGGTACGGGATGCCCGCCTACGCCAAGGACGGCAAGGTCGTCTGCTTCTTCCAGAGCGCGACGAAGTTCAAGGCGAGGTACGCGACCCTCGGCTTCAACGACCCGGCGAACCTCGACGACGGCACGATGTGGCCGACCGCCTTCGCGCTGACGGAGTTGACCGACGAGGACGAGGCGAGGATCGGCGCGCTCGTGCAGCGGGCGGCGAGCTGA
- a CDS encoding acetoacetate decarboxylase family protein — translation MPELVAPQLVVNSRMIYFGWVPAEPDAVAALVPDGLKPMANRQVFMNQYVVDRPEQTSGFGAYSLTYIGPDLEDAYAPDGVTPGRWWTHYFNSSAVVREYAAARGVPATPGRTTIEVEGKTLVATTESDGVPVIRTTARVGHTGTEVSRGQLRYITEVGGQRISGIYPFVAEPVDPFEIVSLEFLDPSHSVYALRPADPLQIVWGFYSPRSSFTYPGGESVMD, via the coding sequence GTGCCCGAACTCGTGGCACCTCAGCTCGTCGTCAACAGCCGGATGATCTACTTCGGGTGGGTGCCGGCCGAACCCGATGCCGTCGCGGCACTCGTGCCCGACGGTTTGAAGCCGATGGCCAATCGGCAGGTCTTCATGAACCAGTACGTCGTCGACCGGCCCGAGCAGACCTCCGGGTTCGGTGCGTACTCGCTGACGTATATCGGACCCGATCTGGAGGATGCCTACGCGCCCGACGGCGTGACCCCCGGCCGCTGGTGGACGCACTATTTCAACTCGAGCGCGGTGGTACGCGAGTACGCGGCCGCACGAGGTGTGCCCGCCACCCCCGGTCGTACGACGATCGAGGTCGAAGGGAAGACACTGGTTGCGACGACCGAGTCCGACGGTGTGCCGGTGATCCGTACAACCGCACGGGTCGGGCACACCGGCACGGAGGTCAGCCGCGGACAACTGCGGTACATCACCGAGGTGGGCGGGCAGAGGATCAGCGGAATCTACCCGTTCGTGGCGGAGCCGGTCGATCCGTTTGAGATCGTCTCGCTGGAGTTCCTGGATCCGAGTCACTCCGTCTACGCGCTGCGCCCCGCCGACCCCCTGCAGATCGTGTGGGGCTTCTACTCGCCCCGATCTTCCTTCACCTACCCCGGCGGGGAGTCGGTGATGGATTGA
- a CDS encoding GntR family transcriptional regulator produces MHPRRSKWRQAYAVICDRIRTGELAAGDRVPTVHELMAEFEMSNTVAQKVHRALREAGLVETEPGTGSYVLPGAAEKLQAAAESEAGGE; encoded by the coding sequence ATGCACCCGCGTCGATCGAAGTGGCGGCAGGCTTACGCGGTCATCTGTGACCGGATCCGTACCGGCGAGCTCGCCGCCGGTGACAGGGTGCCGACCGTGCACGAACTCATGGCCGAGTTCGAGATGAGCAACACCGTCGCTCAGAAAGTGCACCGGGCGCTCCGCGAGGCGGGCCTCGTGGAGACGGAGCCCGGCACGGGGAGTTACGTACTTCCGGGAGCTGCAGAGAAGCTCCAAGCCGCCGCCGAGAGTGAAGCGGGCGGCGAGTAG
- a CDS encoding carboxymuconolactone decarboxylase family protein: MQSRMQNPAFVLSGAMQPIQEIFKAVHSGGMDGQTLELVHLRVSQINGCSACVDGGAKTARKAGVSDEKLATVVAWREAPYFTEEERAALALAEAATRLADRPDAVNDEIWDAAATYFDEKQLAAIVLMIGVTNMFNRLNATTRQIAGAWG, from the coding sequence ATGCAGTCCCGTATGCAGAACCCCGCCTTCGTCCTGTCCGGCGCGATGCAGCCCATCCAGGAGATCTTCAAGGCCGTGCACTCCGGTGGGATGGACGGGCAGACGCTGGAGCTGGTGCATCTGCGGGTCAGCCAGATCAACGGCTGCAGCGCCTGCGTCGACGGCGGCGCCAAGACGGCCCGCAAGGCCGGAGTGAGCGACGAGAAGCTGGCCACGGTCGTCGCATGGCGGGAGGCCCCGTACTTCACTGAGGAGGAGCGGGCGGCGCTCGCGCTGGCCGAGGCCGCGACGCGGCTGGCCGATCGTCCCGACGCGGTGAACGACGAGATCTGGGACGCGGCCGCCACCTACTTCGACGAGAAGCAGCTGGCCGCGATCGTCCTGATGATCGGCGTCACCAACATGTTCAACCGGCTCAACGCCACGACCCGCCAGATCGCCGGCGCCTGGGGCTGA
- the rarD gene encoding EamA family transporter RarD: protein MPDLRRGVLYGVAAYTMWGLFPLYWPLLKPSGAVEILAHRMVWSLVAVAAVLVVRRHWSWIRELARQPRKLALLTLAAIVVTINWGTYIYAVNTGHVVESALGYFINPLVSVLFGVVLLRERLRPLQWAAVGFGAVAVLVLTLDYGRLPWIALTLAVSFGVYGLVKKKANVAATEGLAVETLVLLLPALGYLVFLQASGEATFPHQGVGHAVLLVGAGIVTAVPLICFGAAAIRVPLSTIGLLQYIAPILQFACGVLIAKETMPPSRWIGFSIVWLALAIFTYDSIRAARAAARIRRSARTLDHVVT from the coding sequence ATGCCTGACCTTCGGCGCGGTGTCTTGTACGGGGTCGCCGCCTACACCATGTGGGGCCTGTTCCCCCTCTACTGGCCGCTCCTCAAGCCCTCCGGAGCCGTCGAGATCCTGGCGCACCGGATGGTGTGGTCGCTGGTCGCCGTCGCCGCCGTGCTCGTCGTCCGCAGGCATTGGTCCTGGATCCGCGAGCTCGCCAGGCAGCCGCGCAAGCTGGCGCTGCTGACCCTGGCGGCCATCGTCGTGACGATCAACTGGGGGACCTACATCTACGCGGTCAACACCGGACACGTGGTGGAGAGCGCGCTCGGATACTTCATCAATCCGCTCGTCAGCGTGTTGTTCGGCGTGGTGCTGCTGCGGGAGCGGCTGCGGCCGCTGCAGTGGGCGGCGGTCGGGTTCGGGGCGGTCGCGGTGCTCGTGCTGACCCTCGACTACGGGCGGTTGCCGTGGATCGCGCTCACGCTGGCGGTGAGCTTCGGCGTGTACGGGCTGGTCAAGAAGAAGGCCAACGTGGCGGCGACCGAGGGCCTGGCCGTGGAGACGTTGGTGTTGTTGCTGCCGGCCCTCGGATATCTGGTCTTCCTGCAGGCGAGCGGGGAGGCGACCTTCCCGCATCAGGGGGTGGGGCACGCGGTGCTGCTGGTCGGAGCGGGGATCGTCACGGCGGTGCCGCTGATCTGCTTCGGGGCGGCCGCCATCAGGGTGCCGCTCAGCACGATCGGGCTGCTGCAGTACATCGCGCCGATCCTGCAGTTCGCGTGCGGCGTGTTGATCGCCAAGGAGACCATGCCGCCCAGCCGGTGGATCGGGTTCTCGATCGTCTGGCTGGCCTTGGCGATCTTCACGTACGACAGCATCAGGGCGGCTCGCGCTGCCGCGCGGATCAGGAGATCAGCCCGAACGCTGGACCACGTAGTCACATAG
- a CDS encoding GNAT family N-acetyltransferase, which produces MISYRAIVPADLHRVTAWVVTEPVGWIAADRYLAELAENMYRPEWTWIAEVGDRVVGRALWWGPRDSAYPVALDCLDVDPAVGERTAVAAELIRAALAGFPRPVQYAIKAAGGWRDDPATSAAVEWRRAAAHAAGLTREVERLQFEWAPADGVPPATGALRFAEASDEEFLAVFTRIAEGSLDAQTRASVAAKGVEATARKEMDFYLGAPGKRAWWRIAYTQEGEVAGMAIPSATPYSVNVGYLGVVPEFRGRGYVDEVLAEITRLHAANGESRITATTDVGNAPMAAAFRRAGYRNTEIRINLSNDFQS; this is translated from the coding sequence GTGATCTCCTACCGTGCGATCGTCCCTGCGGACCTCCACCGCGTGACCGCTTGGGTCGTGACCGAGCCCGTCGGCTGGATCGCCGCCGACCGTTACCTCGCGGAACTGGCCGAGAACATGTACCGGCCGGAATGGACGTGGATCGCCGAGGTGGGCGACCGGGTCGTGGGACGGGCTCTGTGGTGGGGGCCCAGGGACAGCGCGTACCCGGTCGCGCTCGACTGCCTCGACGTGGATCCCGCCGTGGGTGAGCGCACGGCCGTCGCCGCTGAGCTGATCAGGGCCGCGCTGGCCGGGTTCCCGCGGCCGGTGCAGTACGCGATCAAGGCGGCCGGCGGCTGGCGCGACGATCCGGCCACCTCGGCGGCCGTGGAATGGCGGCGAGCGGCAGCACATGCGGCCGGCCTCACCCGGGAGGTGGAGCGGCTGCAGTTCGAGTGGGCGCCGGCCGACGGGGTGCCTCCGGCGACCGGCGCACTGCGGTTCGCCGAGGCGTCCGACGAGGAGTTCCTGGCGGTGTTCACGAGAATCGCCGAGGGCAGCCTGGATGCCCAGACCCGGGCGAGCGTGGCGGCCAAGGGAGTGGAGGCGACCGCGCGCAAAGAGATGGACTTCTATCTCGGGGCGCCGGGCAAGCGGGCGTGGTGGCGGATCGCCTACACGCAGGAGGGCGAGGTGGCGGGCATGGCGATCCCCTCGGCGACGCCGTACAGCGTGAACGTGGGGTATCTCGGGGTGGTCCCGGAGTTCCGGGGGCGCGGGTACGTGGACGAGGTGCTTGCCGAGATCACCCGCCTCCACGCGGCCAACGGAGAGTCGCGCATCACCGCCACCACCGACGTGGGCAACGCGCCGATGGCGGCCGCGTTCCGGCGCGCCGGATACCGCAACACGGAGATCCGGATCAACCTCTCCAACGACTTCCAGTCCTAA
- a CDS encoding type II toxin-antitoxin system RelE family toxin has translation MSDVVFTASAVDDLRRIGPDAVSEVLKKIFLQLENPEAGYPLGGELTGFRKLVVGRNTWRVVYRITEDKSVEICEVRAVGERADAEVYAETTARVREAAADRPEIVRLGQVIERLGTLADRLRVGEAPPREPVPDWLADRLIYTVGMAREDVAALDLQGAVDCGLSTARSPIRSADPERAVRAAWTSDQA, from the coding sequence GTGTCCGACGTAGTCTTCACGGCGTCGGCGGTCGACGACCTCCGACGCATCGGCCCTGACGCGGTGTCCGAGGTACTCAAGAAGATCTTTCTCCAACTGGAGAACCCGGAGGCCGGTTACCCGCTTGGAGGGGAACTGACCGGCTTCCGGAAGCTTGTGGTGGGCCGTAACACCTGGCGTGTTGTCTACCGCATCACCGAGGACAAGTCGGTGGAGATCTGTGAGGTGCGGGCCGTTGGAGAGCGAGCCGACGCGGAAGTGTACGCGGAGACGACGGCGAGGGTTCGCGAGGCGGCCGCCGACCGTCCGGAGATCGTTCGGCTCGGCCAGGTAATCGAGCGTCTTGGCACGCTGGCCGATCGCCTTCGGGTGGGGGAAGCACCCCCTAGAGAACCCGTTCCAGATTGGCTTGCGGACCGATTGATCTACACGGTCGGGATGGCTCGAGAGGACGTTGCCGCTCTTGATCTCCAAGGGGCCGTCGACTGTGGGCTGAGCACCGCTCGAAGCCCCATTAGGTCAGCTGATCCCGAACGGGCTGTCCGGGCGGCCTGGACGTCCGACCAGGCGTAG
- the msrA gene encoding peptide-methionine (S)-S-oxide reductase MsrA yields the protein MGWLFGGNKTSMVRPEDALPGRAETMPVPARHAVLDAPLAPPYGEGLEVADFGLGCFWGAERKFWQTPGVVTTAVGYQGGYTANPTYEEVCSGLTGHTEAVRVVFDPAKVSYEELLKVFWEAHDPTQGMRQGNDVGTQYRSAIYYHSPEQQKAAETSRDAYQKVLQAAGYGEITTEIAEAGPFYFAEDYHQQYLHKVPNGYCGIGGTGVACPVGLTSGEA from the coding sequence ATGGGCTGGCTGTTCGGCGGCAACAAGACATCGATGGTCCGACCCGAGGACGCACTCCCGGGCCGCGCGGAGACCATGCCGGTCCCGGCCCGCCACGCGGTCCTGGATGCCCCGCTGGCCCCGCCGTACGGGGAGGGCCTGGAGGTCGCCGACTTCGGCCTCGGCTGCTTCTGGGGCGCCGAGCGCAAGTTCTGGCAGACCCCGGGGGTCGTGACGACGGCGGTCGGATACCAGGGCGGCTACACGGCGAACCCGACGTACGAGGAGGTCTGCAGCGGCCTCACGGGCCACACGGAGGCCGTGCGGGTCGTCTTCGACCCCGCCAAGGTCTCGTACGAGGAGCTCCTGAAGGTCTTCTGGGAGGCCCACGACCCCACCCAGGGCATGCGCCAGGGCAACGACGTGGGCACCCAATACCGGTCCGCGATCTACTACCACTCGCCGGAGCAGCAGAAGGCGGCGGAGACGTCGCGGGACGCGTACCAGAAGGTGCTGCAGGCGGCGGGCTATGGCGAGATCACCACGGAGATCGCCGAGGCGGGGCCGTTCTACTTCGCGGAGGATTATCACCAGCAATATCTCCACAAAGTTCCCAATGGGTACTGCGGGATCGGTGGCACGGGTGTCGCCTGCCCGGTCGGCCTGACGTCCGGTGAGGCGTGA
- a CDS encoding polyprenyl synthetase family protein has product MSAPPVVDLPIEDERLAQDVATGLAAVEKLLRSSVESEDAFVTEASKHLIEAGGKRFRTLMVLLAAQFGDPSAPGVVPGAVVIELTHLGSLYHDDVMDEAPVRRGSPSANARWDNTVAILTGDYLFAQASDILADLGPELIRIQAQTFSRLVQGQIRETVGPRNGEDPIAHYLNVLADKTGSLIAASGRFGALLSGAPADVEERLSRACEAIGVAWQLGDDLLDVASSGAQSGKTPGTDLREGVKTLPVLYALAADDSPRLSELLSGPVAESDVDEALTLLRAHPAMNRARAELEAWVDRARGDISGLPDISARDAFLALCDYVVQRSG; this is encoded by the coding sequence ATGTCTGCGCCACCCGTGGTTGACCTTCCCATTGAGGACGAACGGTTGGCGCAGGACGTGGCCACCGGACTGGCCGCGGTGGAGAAGCTCCTGCGTTCGTCGGTGGAGAGCGAGGACGCCTTCGTCACGGAGGCGTCCAAGCACCTCATCGAGGCCGGTGGCAAGCGGTTCCGCACGCTGATGGTGTTGCTCGCCGCCCAGTTCGGCGACCCTTCGGCGCCGGGCGTCGTGCCCGGCGCGGTGGTCATCGAGCTGACTCATCTGGGCTCGCTCTACCACGACGACGTCATGGACGAGGCCCCGGTACGCCGGGGCTCCCCGTCCGCCAACGCCCGGTGGGACAACACCGTGGCGATCCTGACCGGCGACTATCTGTTCGCCCAGGCCTCCGACATCCTGGCCGACCTCGGCCCGGAGTTGATCCGCATCCAGGCGCAGACGTTCTCCCGCCTGGTCCAGGGCCAGATCCGCGAGACGGTCGGCCCGCGCAACGGCGAGGACCCGATCGCGCACTACCTCAACGTCCTGGCCGACAAGACGGGCTCTCTGATCGCCGCTTCCGGCCGTTTCGGCGCCCTGCTCTCCGGGGCCCCCGCGGACGTCGAGGAGCGGCTCAGCCGCGCCTGCGAGGCCATCGGCGTGGCCTGGCAGCTCGGGGACGACCTGCTGGACGTGGCCTCATCGGGCGCGCAGTCGGGCAAGACGCCGGGCACGGATCTGCGCGAGGGCGTCAAGACTCTCCCGGTCCTGTACGCCCTGGCCGCCGACGACTCGCCCCGGCTGTCCGAGCTGCTGTCCGGCCCGGTGGCCGAGTCGGATGTGGACGAGGCGCTGACCCTGCTCCGTGCTCACCCGGCGATGAACCGGGCGCGGGCGGAGCTGGAGGCATGGGTGGACCGGGCGCGTGGTGACATTTCCGGTCTGCCGGACATCTCGGCGCGGGACGCCTTCTTGGCGCTATGTGACTACGTGGTCCAGCGTTCGGGCTGA
- a CDS encoding arginase family protein: MVHRPEVIHVRTNLGLVPGVERLGTALPDEGLAEAVGASVGPVVEAPPYSGDRVHPSRLLNAEAMAEVALRQADVVADTIEDGRLPVVLGGDDSVIFGSLLALRRRGAYGLVFLDAHIDFYPPTESPTGQASDSEMYLAFGHGADVIANVAVAGRW, from the coding sequence ATGGTGCATCGCCCGGAAGTCATTCACGTACGTACCAATCTGGGCCTGGTACCCGGTGTCGAACGGCTCGGTACGGCGCTGCCGGATGAGGGGTTGGCCGAGGCCGTCGGCGCGAGCGTCGGGCCGGTGGTGGAGGCGCCACCGTACTCGGGAGACCGCGTGCACCCGAGTCGGCTGCTCAACGCCGAGGCGATGGCCGAGGTGGCGCTGCGCCAGGCCGACGTGGTGGCGGACACGATCGAGGACGGCCGCTTGCCCGTGGTTCTCGGTGGGGACGACAGCGTGATCTTCGGTAGTTTGCTGGCGCTGCGTCGGCGAGGCGCTTACGGCTTGGTGTTTCTCGACGCGCACATCGACTTCTATCCGCCCACCGAGTCGCCGACAGGTCAGGCGTCGGATTCCGAGATGTATCTCGCGTTCGGCCACGGTGCGGACGTGATCGCGAACGTGGCCGTGGCCGGCCGTTGGTAA
- a CDS encoding DUF4386 family protein: protein MSTSPTPRRPFLLTAAIIGGPLAGAVWHLVEKVGLPRTEAADYLAQVAANRSNFAISTLLYMVFVGCFIPLGLAVMRVLRGRAPLAATISGLLFGLAGALGLVVSGMRPLVLGLAPEGPVIAEAAAAYQRYQSSPWFDFVMLAMLASVLIGLVVLAAAILRTGVLPRWTAALLVGGFVLSSGEFPPAVTILGGVVQLAGFLPLAGRLVAETEAKPAVLI, encoded by the coding sequence ATGAGCACGTCCCCCACCCCCCGAAGGCCCTTCCTGCTCACCGCGGCGATCATCGGGGGCCCGCTCGCCGGCGCAGTGTGGCATCTCGTCGAAAAGGTCGGCCTCCCCAGGACCGAGGCGGCGGACTACCTCGCCCAAGTGGCCGCCAACCGGAGCAACTTCGCGATCAGCACGCTGCTCTACATGGTCTTCGTCGGCTGCTTCATCCCCTTGGGCCTGGCCGTGATGCGGGTGCTGCGCGGCCGGGCACCGCTGGCCGCGACGATCTCCGGTCTGCTGTTCGGCCTGGCCGGTGCACTCGGCCTGGTCGTGTCGGGCATGCGGCCGCTCGTCCTGGGCCTGGCCCCCGAGGGCCCGGTCATCGCCGAGGCCGCCGCGGCCTACCAGCGGTACCAGAGCTCCCCGTGGTTCGACTTCGTCATGCTGGCCATGCTGGCCTCAGTCCTGATCGGCCTGGTCGTGCTGGCCGCCGCGATCCTGCGTACCGGCGTCCTTCCGCGCTGGACGGCCGCGCTCCTGGTGGGCGGTTTCGTCCTGTCCAGCGGAGAGTTCCCCCCGGCCGTCACAATCCTGGGCGGCGTGGTGCAGTTGGCGGGCTTCCTGCCACTGGCCGGCCGGCTCGTCGCCGAGACCGAGGCAAAGCCTGCCGTCCTCATCTGA
- a CDS encoding tetratricopeptide repeat protein, producing the protein MQQRTAKADPQDELAARLRMLQELSGLGVRALARDTALSSSSLSRYLSGQTVPPWSAVIALCRLVKRDPRPLRPLWERASNPLPAPPKTSRQVQPPSPPAGAPRPSRNDLPRDAPDFTGRQSQLAAVLATVESSRVVAIDGMAGVGKTCLAVHAAHRLAADYPDAQLYLDLHGFTEGREPLDPDPALRTLLAALDVPSEKIPQEGGIEPLAACWRSELASRRAVVVLDNAADADQVRPLLPGAGASVALITSRNRLLGLDEVPPVSLDVLTPQESAELLARASGDPSGPDGRLARDPESAAEVLRLCGHLPLALRLAAARLRHRPGWTVGILVERMREGANEFDTAFAMSVRQLDRGQRRLFRLLGLLLGSSFDEYVAAALADVPLRSARAMLEDLLDAHLVQQPAPGRYRLHDLVHQHARRAAEEQDSAAEREQALGRVLDYYVHAAAAADAAMPLLSRSRAASAGRPPAELPRFTDKKAALFWFVTEYSNLMAAFEVAAATGADAHACELPRFMRTFFARRCGTTHLNVLFERSLAAARRLGDPLQLAEAHSDLGFARYNAGRMAEAEAAYEAAAPLVSQAGDTRLEAELIMRRGYLKWDEGYVEEPLELFRLAGKLYTEADCPMGAAHATAYEAWAMLQLGHREEAARLARQALDIPHTDPASGLPLTARITLGVAIAHEEPGEAVEHLQEALALAREDGHKHNEAWCLNCLGVALRQMGRYEEALASHRQAFALLDELFEEHWKIHFLNSYGETCRLAGLPEEALRLHRQALEVAPKLGNRYAEALAHEGIAIVLDGTDPATAAEHRAAGQALLHELNPGAY; encoded by the coding sequence GTGCAGCAGCGAACGGCGAAGGCCGATCCGCAGGACGAGCTGGCCGCCCGGCTGCGTATGCTCCAGGAGCTGTCCGGGCTCGGCGTACGAGCCCTCGCGCGGGACACGGCTCTCAGCTCGTCGTCGCTGTCGCGCTACCTCAGCGGCCAGACGGTGCCGCCCTGGTCCGCGGTGATCGCGCTCTGCCGCCTCGTCAAGCGCGACCCCCGACCGCTGCGCCCGCTCTGGGAACGCGCCTCCAACCCGCTGCCGGCGCCCCCGAAGACCAGCCGCCAGGTTCAGCCGCCGTCGCCGCCCGCCGGTGCCCCGCGCCCGTCGCGCAACGATCTGCCGCGCGACGCGCCCGATTTCACCGGACGCCAGTCCCAGCTCGCCGCCGTGCTCGCCACGGTGGAAAGCAGCCGGGTGGTCGCCATCGACGGCATGGCCGGCGTCGGCAAGACCTGCCTGGCGGTGCACGCCGCGCACCGGCTGGCCGCCGACTACCCGGACGCCCAGCTCTATCTGGACCTGCACGGCTTCACCGAGGGGCGGGAACCGCTCGATCCCGATCCCGCGCTGCGGACCTTGCTCGCCGCGCTCGACGTCCCCTCAGAAAAGATCCCGCAGGAGGGCGGCATCGAGCCACTGGCCGCCTGCTGGCGGTCAGAACTGGCGAGCCGGCGGGCCGTCGTGGTCCTCGACAACGCCGCCGACGCCGACCAGGTCCGCCCGCTGCTGCCCGGCGCCGGCGCCTCCGTCGCCCTGATCACCAGCCGCAACCGGCTGCTGGGCCTGGACGAGGTGCCCCCGGTGTCGCTGGACGTGCTGACCCCCCAGGAGAGTGCGGAATTGCTGGCCCGCGCCAGCGGCGACCCCAGCGGCCCGGACGGCCGGCTGGCCCGCGACCCGGAGTCCGCGGCCGAGGTCCTACGGCTGTGCGGCCATCTGCCGCTGGCCTTGCGGCTGGCCGCGGCCCGGCTGCGGCACCGGCCGGGCTGGACCGTGGGCATCCTCGTCGAGCGGATGCGGGAGGGCGCGAACGAGTTCGACACCGCGTTCGCCATGTCCGTACGGCAGCTGGACCGCGGCCAGCGCCGCTTGTTCCGCCTGCTGGGCCTGCTGCTCGGTTCCTCCTTCGACGAGTACGTGGCGGCGGCGCTGGCGGACGTGCCTTTGCGCAGCGCCCGGGCGATGCTGGAGGACCTGCTCGACGCGCACCTCGTCCAGCAGCCGGCGCCCGGCCGGTACCGGTTGCACGACCTGGTGCACCAGCACGCGCGCCGAGCCGCTGAGGAGCAGGACTCTGCGGCGGAGCGGGAGCAGGCGCTGGGCCGGGTGCTCGACTACTACGTGCACGCGGCGGCCGCCGCCGACGCCGCGATGCCGCTCCTGTCGCGCAGCCGGGCGGCCTCCGCGGGCCGGCCCCCCGCCGAGCTGCCGCGGTTCACCGACAAAAAGGCGGCCCTCTTCTGGTTCGTCACCGAATACTCGAACCTGATGGCCGCCTTCGAGGTGGCCGCCGCCACCGGAGCCGACGCCCATGCGTGCGAGCTGCCGCGCTTCATGCGGACCTTCTTCGCGCGGCGCTGCGGCACCACGCACCTCAATGTCCTCTTCGAGCGGTCACTGGCCGCCGCGCGGCGCCTGGGCGATCCGCTGCAGCTGGCCGAGGCGCACAGCGACCTGGGTTTCGCCCGGTACAACGCGGGCCGGATGGCGGAGGCCGAGGCCGCGTACGAGGCGGCGGCACCGCTGGTGTCCCAGGCGGGAGACACCCGGTTGGAGGCCGAGCTGATCATGCGCCGCGGCTACCTGAAGTGGGACGAGGGGTACGTCGAGGAGCCGCTCGAGCTTTTCCGGCTGGCGGGAAAGCTGTACACGGAGGCCGATTGCCCGATGGGCGCGGCCCATGCGACCGCGTACGAGGCCTGGGCGATGCTGCAGCTGGGACACCGCGAGGAGGCGGCGCGGCTGGCCCGGCAGGCGTTGGACATCCCGCACACCGACCCGGCGTCGGGACTCCCGCTGACCGCCCGGATCACCCTCGGCGTGGCGATCGCCCATGAGGAGCCCGGCGAAGCGGTGGAGCACCTCCAGGAGGCGCTGGCGCTGGCCCGCGAGGACGGGCACAAGCACAACGAGGCCTGGTGCCTCAACTGCCTGGGCGTCGCGCTGCGGCAGATGGGCCGCTACGAAGAGGCGCTGGCCAGCCATCGGCAGGCGTTCGCGCTGCTGGACGAGCTCTTCGAGGAACATTGGAAGATCCACTTCCTCAACAGCTACGGCGAGACCTGCCGGCTGGCGGGCCTGCCCGAGGAGGCCCTGCGGCTGCACCGGCAGGCGCTGGAGGTGGCTCCGAAACTGGGCAACCGGTACGCGGAGGCCCTGGCCCACGAGGGGATCGCGATCGTGCTCGACGGGACGGACCCGGCCACGGCCGCCGAACACCGCGCAGCGGGGCAGGCCCTCCTGCATGAGCTCAATCCCGGAGCCTACTGA